The following proteins are co-located in the Silene latifolia isolate original U9 population chromosome 1, ASM4854445v1, whole genome shotgun sequence genome:
- the LOC141645125 gene encoding uncharacterized protein LOC141645125 gives MTNTMFDVFAPYKSAKIVWESLESKYGSGDAGKKKHVVGKWLQFIMEDGKPIMEQVQINENLCADVTNEGMKFVTFFLLMCCWKISLLPGLTIETILSIRKKTCPSKNLHVEHMRTEEASRLKDTLVSIPVNAAKVNMVVVETGGPFNAKNYKRKGKARVGQAKNQGPAKKNERKSVKANVTVTDDVIAVMVVEANLVGNVAEWVLDTGAARHLCADKGLFAEFEEVADRECVYMGNYSSALIIGKDSISNNIAFTSTYIA, from the exons ATGACTAATACCATGTTCGATGTGTTTGCGCCCTATAAATCTGCTAAAATCGTTTGGGAATCATTAGAGTCGAAATATGGGTCTGGCGATGCAGGGAAAAAGAAACATGTAGTTGGGAAATGGCTCCAGTTTATTATGGAAGATGGTAAACCAATAATGGAACAAGTACAAATCAATGAGAATTTATGTGCTGATGTGACTAATGAAGGGATGAAATTTGTGACGTTTTTCTTGCTAATGTGCTGCTGGAAAATTTCCCTCCTTCCTGGTCTGACTATAGAAACCATCTTAAGCATAAGAAAAAAGACTTGTCCCTCCAAGAACTTGCATGTAGAACACATGAGGACTGAGGAGGCTAGTCGCCTCAAAGACACACTTGTAAGTATTCCTGTTAATGCTGCTAAAGTTAATATGGTCGTGGTGGAAACTGGTGGTccgtttaatgctaaaaattataAGCGTAAGGGTAAAGCCCGGGTTGGTCAGGCTAAGAATCAGGGTCCTGCGAAAAAGAATG AAAGGAAATCTGTtaaagctaatgtcactgtgacTGATGATGTCATTGCTGTTATGGTTGTAGAAGCTAATCTGGTGGGTAATGTTGCTGAATGGGTCTTGGATACTGGTGCCGCTAGACACCTCTGTGCTGATAAGGGATTGTTTGCTGAGTTCGAGGAAGTTGCTGACAGGGAAtgtgtctacatgggtaattATTCATCTGCATTGATCATAGGCAAAG attcaatttctaataatattgCATTTACTTCTACTTATATCGCTTga